Genomic segment of Candidatus Manganitrophaceae bacterium:
TATAGTAGCCACCATGTGTGCAAGCTTGGGTGCTAATGGTGAGGATGAGCATTGTGGTTGACGCGGGGCTTCTGATCTTTGATCTTGACGGGACCTTGATTGACTCGAAGCGGGACATTGCCAAGTCGGTCAATCTCACCTTTCGGGATCTTGGTCTTCCCGAAAAGCCAAATGAAACTATCTACGGCTATGTGGGGAACGGGGTCCGGAAACTCATCCTGGATGCGGTAGAAAGTACGGATGCGCATCTGATTGACCGGGCACTCGAAATATTCAGGGGGCATTACCTGGAACATCTTCTCGACGAAACAAGGCTTTATCCGGGTATCCGTGAGGTCCTTAACCATTACAACCAGATGAAAATAGCCCTTGTGACCAACAAGCCTCATGTCTATGCAA
This window contains:
- a CDS encoding HAD family hydrolase, with amino-acid sequence MQAWVLMVRMSIVVDAGLLIFDLDGTLIDSKRDIAKSVNLTFRDLGLPEKPNETIYGYVGNGVRKLILDAVESTDAHLIDRALEIFRGHYLEHLLDETRLYPGIREVLNHYNQMKIALVTNKPHVYAKKILEGLGVDKAFDFIIGSEPDTQLKPHPEMILKTLGVLDTPTSDAVMIGDSLNDIYAARSAGVRSCAVAYGFGNADELLSESPDFFVETGEALMTLFSEGT